One genomic segment of Panicum virgatum strain AP13 chromosome 2N, P.virgatum_v5, whole genome shotgun sequence includes these proteins:
- the LOC120658106 gene encoding uncharacterized protein LOC120658106 isoform X2, which yields MATPEQRAVWGVRQRFLYATVRRPVPLSCGPPLSWARLPAGGVGVCELPTRRRRDEAPKAVEARVASFVQAPRRNSLQAAPRGVRTHACAAHSRLRVPPGFDTEISSSFSSAYPSLLFSSSRPGHEHCLFNSHLPVSSLFPPRKPLRADLCRCGYGFGDLGRGAPFAAVFLDLSSMVSGNLPAFDKQYSWVREATSHVQAWMHEQ from the exons ATGGCCACGCCGGAGCAGCGTGCCGTATGGGGCGTGCGGCAGCGGTTCCTGTACGCCACCGTCCGCCGCCCGGTGCCGCTGAGCTGCGGGCCACCGCTTAGTTGGGCCCGCTTGCCAGCCGGCGGCGTCGGAGTCTGCGAGCTGCCAACAAGGAGGAGACGGGACGAAGCGCCCAAGGCCGTTGAGGCGCGTGTTGCCTCATTCGTCCAGGCCCCCCGTCGGAACAGTCTCcaggcggcgccgcgcggcgtTCGTACGCACGCGTGCGCTGCCCAC TCCCGTCTGCGCGTGCCCCCAGGATTCGATACCGAGATAAGTTCCTCCTTCTCATCTGCATATCCTTCCCTGCTTTTTTCTTCCTCTCGCCCCGGTCACGAACACTGCCTTTTCAATTCCCACCTCCCTGTCTCCTCCCTGTTTCCCCCTCGCAAACCTCTGCGTGCAGATCT GTGCAGGTGCGGCTATGGATTCGGTGACCTAGGCCGAGGAGCTCCCTTCGCAGCAGTCTTCTTGGATTTGAGCAGCATGGTCTCAGG CAATCTTCCTGCATTTGACAAGCAATATTCTTGGGTTCGAGAAGCAACGTCTCATG TCCAAGCATGGATGCATGAGCAGTGA
- the LOC120658106 gene encoding uncharacterized protein LOC120658106 isoform X1 — protein MATPEQRAVWGVRQRFLYATVRRPVPLSCGPPLSWARLPAGGVGVCELPTRRRRDEAPKAVEARVASFVQAPRRNSLQAAPRGVRTHACAAHSRLRVPPGFDTEISSSFSSAYPSLLFSSSRPGHEHCLFNSHLPVSSLFPPRKPLRADLCRCGYGFGDLGRGAPFAAVFLDLSSMVSGNLPAFDKQYSWVREATSHVAADFCVPFISSKKSPMHGT, from the exons ATGGCCACGCCGGAGCAGCGTGCCGTATGGGGCGTGCGGCAGCGGTTCCTGTACGCCACCGTCCGCCGCCCGGTGCCGCTGAGCTGCGGGCCACCGCTTAGTTGGGCCCGCTTGCCAGCCGGCGGCGTCGGAGTCTGCGAGCTGCCAACAAGGAGGAGACGGGACGAAGCGCCCAAGGCCGTTGAGGCGCGTGTTGCCTCATTCGTCCAGGCCCCCCGTCGGAACAGTCTCcaggcggcgccgcgcggcgtTCGTACGCACGCGTGCGCTGCCCAC TCCCGTCTGCGCGTGCCCCCAGGATTCGATACCGAGATAAGTTCCTCCTTCTCATCTGCATATCCTTCCCTGCTTTTTTCTTCCTCTCGCCCCGGTCACGAACACTGCCTTTTCAATTCCCACCTCCCTGTCTCCTCCCTGTTTCCCCCTCGCAAACCTCTGCGTGCAGATCT GTGCAGGTGCGGCTATGGATTCGGTGACCTAGGCCGAGGAGCTCCCTTCGCAGCAGTCTTCTTGGATTTGAGCAGCATGGTCTCAGG CAATCTTCCTGCATTTGACAAGCAATATTCTTGGGTTCGAGAAGCAACGTCTCATG TTGCAGCCGACTTTTGTGTGCCCTTCATCTCCAGCAAGAAGAGTCCAATGCATGGGACCTGA
- the LOC120658106 gene encoding uncharacterized protein LOC120658106 isoform X3 encodes MRSSVTGSGLLVNNISRSSISAIFLHLTSNILGFEKQRLMSKHGCMSSEAHVAFVSNSCSRLLCALHLQQEESNAWDLKPTLTSICKLCSMVTSFWFQLQLTFVCPSSLARRVQCMGPGACIDLNLQTV; translated from the exons ATGAGATCTTCTGTTACGGGCTCAGGTCTTTTAGTGAATAACATAAGTAGAAGTTCCATCTCAG CAATCTTCCTGCATTTGACAAGCAATATTCTTGGGTTCGAGAAGCAACGTCTCATG TCCAAGCATGGATGCATGAGCAGTGAAGCTCATGTTGCTTTTGTCTCTAACAGTTGCAGCCGACTTTTGTGTGCCCTTCATCTCCAGCAAGAAGAGTCCAATGCATGGGACCTGAAGCCTACATTGACCTCAATCTGCAAACTGTGTAGCATGGTGACTAGCTTTTGGTTTCAG TTGCAGCTGACTTTTGTGTGCCCTTCATCTCTAGCAAGAAGAGTCCAATGCATGGGACCTGGAGCCTGCATTGACCTCAATCTGCAAACTGTGTAG
- the LOC120662433 gene encoding uncharacterized protein LOC120662433, giving the protein MSHIERDKLSLPELRGFLADHVALTEEDKVEFHWLFPGGELSSGLRRLEDDKSCLYMSDCITEGVVAEIYVEIFRFDGSDRGELQGGPVQDQIFYSSTSDSDDEDYVEGEEDKSNDDEEYANEYEDTSDDDDDEANEFRTNARNQRRNPSDTSKYGKISELQLQEIAEEAHNLQDDDDPPVLDSSGECSYEDDDENEAIRRKSRFARYDSKSTLSVFSLGMIFSGRVQFKSALIKYGLATRRHLTFPKDEANRMRAKCSWKGCPWFIFASKDNDKFKVKTFNNVHICPQRKDNRLVTTLRIADKYEHIIKANPFWKLQNIKETVFLEMGADVSLSKIKRAKAIVVRRIYESCKGEYAKIFEYQAEILRSNPGSTCSRDANNQIYPIAWAIVEKETENSWTWFLGLLQKDLEIPVGGKSWVIISDQQKGLLNAVGELFPQIEHRMCTRHIYANWRKKHREDDFQKPFWMCAKASSIPFFNFCRAKLAQLTPAGAKDMMSTNPKHWSRAWFNIGSNCDSVDNNMCESFNNWIVDVRAHPIISMLEGIRTKVCPNILKKLNKYIDLAQHCSAIWNGKNGYEVRQKDKRYIVDIDKRTCSCRYWQLAGIPCAHAITALFMSSKPAEEYIADCYSIEEYNKIYDHCLMPMEGMDQWPTDPRKPQPPAYVKMPGRPRKERRRELGEAKKDTKVSRIGTKIKCSKCKSTSHNSRTYGPKSNAKRRIFEAGKEVLECSRPHKKARTTRGTERSIPGNATDIARAKTSSTSKASSTGKKASSTSKASTRK; this is encoded by the exons ATGTCACACATAGAGAGGGACAAGTTATCTTTGCCTGAACTTAGAGGTTTCTTGGCTGATCATGTTGCACTGACTGAAGAAGATAAAGTTGAGTTTCACTGGTTATTCCCTGGAGGTGAACTAAGCAGTGGATTGAGAAGGCTGGAGGATGATAAATCCTGCCTATACATGTCAGATTGCATAACTGAGGGTGTAGTGGCTGAAATTTATGTGGAGATTTTCAGGTTTGATGGTAGTGATCGAGGAGAGTTACAGGGAGGGCCTGTCCAAGATCAAATATTTTACTCCTCTACCTCTGACAGCGATGATGAAGATTATGTCGAAGGAGAAGAGGACAAATCTAACGATGATGAAGAATATGCAAACGAATATGAGGACAcatctgatgatgatgatgatgaagcaaATGAGTTCAGAACAAATGCAAGGAACCAGAGGAGAAATCCATCGGACACATCTAAATatggaaaaatttcagagctTCAACTTCAAGAAATTGCTGAAGAAGCACATAATTTGCAAGATGATGATGACCCACCAGTGTTGGACAGTAGTGGTGAGTGTAGCTATGAGGACGATGATGAGAATGAAGCAATTAGAAGGAAGAGCAGGTTTGCAAGATATGATAGTAAATCAACACTTTCCGTCTTTTCTCTTGGTATGATTTTTAGTGGAAGAGTGCAGTTTAAGAGTGCTCTAATCAAGTATGGGTTGGCTACAAGGAGGCACTTGACCTTTCCAAAGGATGAGGCTAATAGGATGAGAGCTAAGTGTTCATGGAAGGGCTGTCCTTGGTTCATATTTGCGAGCAAAGATAATGATAAGTTCAAGGTCAAGACCTTCAATAATGTGCATATTTGCCCTCAAAGGAAGGATAACAGATTGGTCACTACTCTAAGGATAGCTGACAAATATGAGCACATCATTAAGGCAAACCCATTTTGGAAGCTTCAAAATATCAAGGAAACAGTGTTCCTTGAAATGGGTGCGGATGTGTCTCTATCCAAGATCAAGAGAGCTAAGGCCATAGTAGTGAGAAGGATCTATGAATCATGCAAGGGAGAGTATGCAAAGATCTTTGAATACCAGGCTGAAATTCTTAGAAGCAATCCTGGAAGCACGTGCA GTAGGGACGCAAACAATCAGATATACCCAATAGCCTGGGCAATAGTGGAGaaggaaactgaaaattcttgGACATggtttctaggtcttcttcaGAAAGATCTTGAAATTCCCGTTGGTGGTAAGAGCTGGGTTATCATTTCTGACCAACAAAAG GGTCTTCTCAATGCTGTAGGTGAATTGTTTCCACAAATTGAGCATAGAATGTGTACAAGACACATATATGCCAACTGGAGGAAGAAGCATAGAGAAGATGACTTTCAGAAGCCCTTCTGGATGTGTGCAAAGGCTTCAAGTATTCCATTCTTTAACTTCTGTAGAGCAAAGCTAGCACAATTGACTCCAGCTGGTGCAAAGGATATGATGAGCACCAACCCGAAGCACTGGAGTAGAGCTTGGTTCAACATTGGATCAAATTGTGATAGTGTGGACAACAACATGTGTGAGAGCTTCAACAATTGGATAGTAGATGTCAGAGCTCATCCAATCATTTCCATGCTTGAGGGGATTAGGACCAAGGTCTGTCCAAATATTCTAAAGAAGCTCAACAAATATATTGACCTAGCACAACATTGCTCAGCTATTTGGAATGGTAAGAATGGCTACGAGGTCAGACAGAAGGACAAGAGGTACATAGTTGACATAGACAAGAGGACATGTTCATGTAGGTACTGGCAGCTAGCAGGTATACCTTGTGCTCATGCCATTACCGCACTTTTTATGAGCTCCAAACCTGCTGAGGAGTATATAGCAGATTGCTATTCCATAGAGGAGTACAACAAGATCTATGATCATTGCTTGATGCCCATGGAAGGAATGGATCAGTGGCCAACAGATCCTAGAAAGCCACAGCCACCAGCCTATGTGAAGATGCCAGGTAGGCCCAGGAAAGAAAGGAGGAGGGAACTTGGTGAGGCAAAGAAAGACACAAAGGTTAGTAGGATAGGAACCAAGATCAAGTGCAGCAAGTGTAAGAGTACTAGTCACAACAGTAGAACTTATGGTCCTAAATCTAATGCAAAGAGGAGGATATTTGAGGCCGGCAAAGAG GTATTGGAGTGCAGTAGGCCACACAAAAAGGCAAGAACTACTAGAGGAACTGAAAGAAGCATTCCTGGCAATGCAACTGATATTGCAAGAGCAAAGACATCATCAACAAGCAAGGCTAGTTCAACTGGAAAGAAGGCATCATCGACAAGCAAGGCTTCTACCAGGAAATGA